The genomic region aagaagtcagtcacaaaagaccacatattttaTGATGCTATTCATATGAAATGTCTACAATAGGCTTATCTATGGAAACAaaaagtagggatgcctgggtggctcagttggttaaacgtctgcctttggctcaggtcatgatcccatggttccaggatcgaatcccacattgggctccttgctcagcagggaacctgcctctcaCCGCTACTtggctcgctcgctctctctcacaaataattaagaaatcaaaaatttaaaagttaaataaaataataataataataaaaaagaaagtagatcCATCAGTGGCTTCCCAGGGTTGAAGAGACTTAGGACACCCTATTTAATTCattacacactttttaaaattaattaagataTTCTCAATCAATGgcccacagaaatacaaactaacaaaaaaatttaCCTGTTTTCCAACACTATTTATGTCAAATTGTAAGGGGACACCTTTAGGGACTTTCTTTACATCAGATTGTTCCCGTTTTGTCAAGAATGAGGGTACAGCAGCACGAGTTAACCGTGGTTTCTGAGTTCTGTTAGGAAAAAAGTTAGTATGAAATCAGATAAGCTTAataatcaaaaacagaaaaataaattatctggtACATAAGACATCTTGATTTGTACACATGTTCCAATGGATAGGGCTATTCTGTGTTCTCATAAAAGTACACCAGTCCTCCCTTTTCCATAGGGTATACATTCCTGaactgcccctcacccccactggCAGATACCTGAAACTGCAGATAGTACTGAACCCCTACACatactgtatgttttttcctatacatacatacctatgataaagctTAACTTATAAATTAGGAATGGTGTGAgattaacaataactaataataaaaaagaactgtagcaatatactgtaataaaagttgtGTGAAAATGGGTCTCTCAAAATGTTCTCCTCACTCAAAATGTTATTGTACTCAccatgtgagatgataaaatgcctaaatgatgagatgaagtgagatgaTTAATGTAGGAATTGTGCTGTAGTTGtcaggctactactgaccttctgacaaTACATCAAAAAGAGGACCATCTGTTTCCAGAGCATGGTTGACtgggtaactgaaaccatgaGAAGTGAAATAACAGACAAGGGGGTACTACTGTACCTGGTTCTTGACTAATCTAGAGACTAAAATTTATAATCACTCATAGAATACCTCTTTAAGTAGAATTATAAACTTTTCAACAATCTGGAATGATTGGGGACTCgacctctgttttcttcatttactaaAATGGCTGAAGAGATGAAATTCAAAACAAACCTATAAAGTTTATAATGCAATAAACATAATGGAATGGTTAACTAAATTAAGGTCATCCAGATAAAAGAACACAcgaggaaatctttaaaaagaaggcagATCTGTAGGTACTGAAAAGTAAAGACACAGGAGAAAATAGCAAATTCATATATAGCATTCCCTCATTTATCattatacataaaaaagaaatgtatatactACTTAGTATATAtgcaccacctttttttttttttttttaataaaaacatgaaactgTTAAAAGTGGCTACTTTGGGGCTACAGAACCAGGAATcaagaaaattttaactttataataCACTATTTCCACCCTGTACTACAACTATTACTTTTATCTTTGCCGCAGTTTATCTTAACTTGGATATCATGAGCAGAAGTCCAACACTTTTCTATTACCTACTGAATAGGTAACCACTGAGAGGTTATAATTTCTGCACAATAAAAGGAGGACTTACACTGGACACTGCACTGCTCCAGGATTATCAATAGAGACAGTCAAAATTCCTCCATTTGTGGTGGAAGTCCGCCATCTAgtttcaaaaaaccaaaaacttcattGAAGTGCAAGTTTATAAAACCTGTAGtgtatttcatataaaaacatgcattttaaagTAGATACCACTTTTtcttagcttttaaaaaacactaagcCCCACAATAATATAATTAATCAGCATCTTGGGTATAGGAACCAGACACTTaaatttgttaagtatttttcagtgtaataaatatatgtacattaaattaaatacagaaaagattCTAATGAAAAGTAACAGTTCCCAGTTTTCTCTCCCAACTTACTGCTCCCCAGAGGCATACCTTTCCTGATGTCCAATGGCAGCAATTTTCACCTTTCCTATTTTTACTGTTTGCTAGTTCCTCCAGTTCACTGTTCAAGATGTGTATGTAATATTTTGGTATGATAAAGTTTTAGGTATCACACTATCCTCTTGTTTCCCCACCTACCTCTGAACATTTTGATATCTATATATCACTATTTTACCTCCATTATAACTTCATATATACTTAAATCTCTCTCAGTTTCttaaatctctttcttttaatcTCTCTCAACACCATCCCCTCCCAACTTTGTATGAAAGAACAGTAGTACCTCTACTCCTTCCTTCCACCTCTTCTGCCACTTTGCACCTATTTTTTTTATCAGCtctacttttatatttatgttactCAAAATCAGACACTTTCACCATATTGTTAACCAAATAAAGTATtatgtgcttttttccccctacagGTTTATTCTCAAAAGttcaaaacaggggtgcctgggtggctcagtgggttaagcctctgcctttgggtcaggtcatgatccctgggtcctgggatcgagccctgtattgggctgtctgctcagcggggagcctgcttcctcctctctctgcctgcctctctgcctacttgtgatctctctctctctgtcaaataaataaataaaatcttaaaaaaaaaattcaagacaaaCAGCATTTATATTATTACAATTATATAGGCATTGTTCATTGCAGAAGCAAACagcttattattatttctttccttatggTTCCCAATGTCATGACTCCCATGCAAAAGAGTATTGTGAACACCAAGTTcaaacagtttcttttcttacACTCTGCTCATTTATAGCTGGCATCACATCTGGACTAACAccatgttttatacattttgtttctcaaaaagtaGCCATAGTTCCAAATAATTTAATCTCAAAACCTGATCTTACTGATGGAATTAGAGTATTACAACTCACACGTCGGAAGTGCAATTCTAACagacaaaaaatgtatttttaaaaaatttttatggggTTGGGGATAAAAAAAGAGTATGTGAGGAGGAAAAACATCctattataaaattaaaggtttacaagttttttaaaatctctattggattttcttatatttattcccTGAATAGGTTCACTTATATAAAGGCAGTTACAGATAATAAAGATctatttcattaaaatggaataggtcattattttttttttaaatagagtgatGTATTTGTTGTTAAAAGTCATAACATGGacatgtgaaaatataaaaggctcttaggggaaaaaaacaaagaacaaaatggatTCATCTATTTCAGGTCAAGGGTTAATACACTTTTGGTCTCATTTAATTTCTGGGTTGCTAGTATTCTGGGAATTTTGAAATGACATcttgaaaaacaaattgaaacTTACTGACGAGTTCTCTTTGCTACTACATCGTCTAGCAGTTGTTCTGTGTTCAACTGGGCCTGaacctgaaggggaaaaaaaaagcagtagatCCCATAGAAAGCAGAGGATTTGAATCCAAAAAGCGATCCTGCTCTGTAACTTTATAACCCAGTGTGGTGTGTGTATGAATGCAAGAGAGGCATGTGACTATTCTGGCAATACCTCTTTGTTGGGGTTCCTATATCAGAACAAGTGGTAAAACAAATTTATACCTAAGTAGCACCTTAAACTCCTAAGATGCTGCTACTGATgacaacaagagagagaaaagaaaaaataaacaaccaaaagAACTAATCTAATGTCACAGTCTCCATATCCCAAACCCAACCCCTACACCTCAACCATGGGCTATGATTGAGGATTATTCAATCCTATGATTGAGGATTATTACTAAAGGAAGATGTTCAAGATCCCTTGAGTAAAAAGAAAGCACcagcaagggttttttttttttaatacctttagGCCTCTTCTGAAAAGAAAAGTTGCCTGACGAGTATCTTTCTGATGACTTAATTTATTTCCACTCCTGGTAAAATTGGCTGGAATGTTATTTCtgcaacaaaaacacacacatagtgAATAGTCTCAGTCATTTAACAACTCTCAAACATCCtgagaaaaaacaagcaaaaatagtTAAATTCATAGGTTGGACATTTGAGGTACACTAAACATAAAGactctgaattattttcttatttatataaagcTATTgagattcaatttttaaatatctttctgtAGCATGCTACATAACAACCTAGTTAATTCTGAATATTCCAACATAGAATATCTCTtctgaagacattaaaaataacatttttaatgctATTTCTTAAATTTGCTGAAAAACATATGTACAGATTTATTTACAGgattagtaaaaagaaaatcacagctaCGCATATCATAGTCAACTGCTGAAAcccaaaagtaaagagaaaatcttgaaaaataacaacTACAGTTTTCCATTCTCCCTCAGAAacctttatatattaatataaatcacACAGAAACTTAGTCTTCCACTGCTTGCTCTTTCACACATGGCAATGTACTCTCAATTATGTTTGACTTGACTTTCACCAATTCCCTTCTAATCTCTATGTGAGGTCAGTAAAATATGAGAGAACAAATTTTTCGTATTTATctagtatgtattttttataaacacttaACAGACTGCCTAGTCTTATCTCCAATTTTAGAGAGACTCAAATTTTCCTAGCTAGCACAATTAACATGGGTCATTAATGCCTCATGTAATGGACAAGTTCTTATTTAAGAAGTTACCATTTTCCAAAAGCTACTACACCAAAtgattctcaaaagaaaaagagatggtaGTTAAGTGAAACTGAAACTCCAGCCATTCCACTttacttagtttttgtttttgaattatcTTCCACAAGAGATGAATAAGTGGtatttgaaactaaaataatatagACACTTACCAGTTTATCAACTtcctttctgcccattttatacTTACAGAAAACAGAATGTCATAACAATAGGTcacatttttaagtttctgttatGCTTTCCATTTAACATAATAATCTCAGCTATGGagggcctggttggctcaatAGAGCATGTTAACTCTTTATCTTGCTTGGGGTTGTGATTGAGAGCGCCACATTACACATCAAGATTACTTTTTTACAAATTCATCTTAAGAAGCATTCATGAAGAATTCTTTGTAGTTTGCTTTTTCAACAAGTACACTGTTCTCTTAAGAGTACTTGAGACCAAACAGCAATTTTAACTTTTAGAATTCCCAATTTTGAATAATTCCTGCAGAGTTGTTTTTACCTAataatcaattttataattttattctataTGCAAACAGAGATATTAAAGCAGACAGATGCTTCTTTAAGTTTATAATTTGTTAAATTCATCAATAATAGTGGGTCTAAGAAATAAGAAAGCCATTACTGAATGCTTCCACATTGGATGTTCAAAGAGACATCCCAAATATGTGTCTTGAAAATGACCACtacaaatatattcatttgatCATTTAGGTGCAAGAAGtgttatctttatttattcagGATAGCACAGTATTACCATATTTGAGTACTTACTTTCTATTTAACTGGTTAGGTCTCTTGAGAACTGCAACTGCTTTTCTCTGTACTTCATTTTGTCTCAGAAGGCTGGCCTTCCTTTTTAATGCTGGAAAATATCGTTCTATATTCTTTCAGAAGGCAAAAAACTATGTTAAGAGATTGCTTTTTGCTATACACCCTACTACAATAAACATTTCTGAAGCAGAATAAACAGAGACTGCTGAGATGTGCACGTTATTAGAGAAGCTAAAATGACTTGAAAATCTCCAGTCTAAGGGACTAAAAAGATAGCAACCACATCCATACTTAAAATACTTTCAGCAAAAGAAGaatccttttttctattttggatATGTTCACTTAGGTATTCTGGGGGATGCACAGGGAAACATGGCCCTAGAGCTCAAGAGAAGAATCAGGAAGCCAGAAACATAAATTAAGGAATCACTTATATAAACATGATTTTTGATTACCAAGTGATGGATAAGAGGGCCAAGTTCTAAAACAAATGtgtgaaaaaaaaaggaggttatGACAGCAAAGAAGTCTGAGTAGAGagttacaaggaaaaaaaggaatcaagaaaataagcatgtgaaatgTACACTTTTTCTCCCttacatatataaattcaatCCAGCATTAAAGCCTAATTCAGATTGTCATATTTTCCATGACTTTTCAAAAAGTTGTTGGCAATACaaactgttctctttttttcctaaagattttatttatttatttgacagagaaacacagccagagaggaacacaagcagagggagtgggagaagcaggcttcctgccaagcagggagcccaacgtgggactcgatcccaggaccatggaaccataacctgagctgaaggcagacgcagGCAACCTATTAAACAGTATCTTAAACTTAATCTAGATTACTTTATTGTATTTCAAAAACATCAACTGactaaaaaaacataaaaattgtaaGTCTTCATTTTCATGAAcatttggaaaagaagtaaatgtAAAGTCAAGGATAAAGAGTATCAAGAGTATAGAGGAAATGTTAGGAAATTAGACTAATAACCCATTTCAAACTTTGTATTGTCTTTAATAATAACACCAAGTATCATTTTATGGGTAAATGTAAGTTCCCTCTATGCTGCTGTCAcatgttttcttccttcaaaatacCTCCCATATTAAACCATACAGTTATTTGtatgataatttatttaatgtttatctCAGCTCTCCATGAGGGATTTTCTACTGAGCTACTGCAGAATTCCTTACATCTAGCACATAGTCAGTACCCAATCACattaattaaatgataaaaacacaGACTAAGATAATAACAATCCATTAATACATGCCGAACATATTCCATGGATCTAACGtttgtatatatgcataaatgtgtttttttaaaagtgtaaggGGGGttgcacctaggtggctcagtcggttgagcgtgtgccttcggctcagatcatgatccccatgtcccagctcagtggggagtccacttctctctctctctccctgcttgtgctctctttctctcaaatggataaatataaatacataaataaataaataaaagtgaaaaggtaagtttttctttcacaataattttgatataaaaaattatacataaagtGGAAAAACTTTaaggtatttaaattttatgtcaaTTTTACTAAGGcattatttaacatacagtaaaattttaggtgtacaatttgATGAATTTGAGTTATTACATATAATCATGTAATGACATcaaaatcaagatatagaacactGCACTCATCCTAAAACATTTCCTTGTGCCCCTCTGCAGTCAATTCCCTTCCATGACCTTACTCCCCATAAGGCAGACTGATCTGTCATTACAGTTTAGCCTTTTctacaatttcaaataaatggaatcatacagaacaTAGTactatgttttccttttgcttagcATGATGTTTTGAGGTGTATCTGTGCTGTCATATACAttgatatattccttttttattgctaaatagaATTCCATAGTATggagacatttatttttactgttaaaaCCAGACAAGTGATTAAAACCACccattaaggggtgcctgggtggctcagtgggttaagccactgcctttggctcgggtcaggatctcagggtcctgggatcgagccccgcatcaggctctctgctcagcggagaacctgcttccccctctctctctgcctacttgtgtacttgtgatctgtcaaataaatacataaaatcttaaaaaaaaaaaaaaatcccattagtGGGAAATAGCTTCTATATATACACAACAgcaacacaactttttttttttttaagattttatgtatttatttgacatacatacacacacacacacacacacagagatcataagtaggtagagaggctggcagaaagagaggggggaaacaggctccctgctgagcagagagcctgacgcaggactcaatcccaggaccctgagatcatgacccaagctgaaggcagcagcttaacccaatgagccacccaggcaccccagcaacaAAACTTTTTAAGTTGACAGAAGTACTAAATGGTTTACTATTACCAAAGTCAAGTTAAAAGTAAtacaaaactggggcacctgggttgctcagttggttaagtgtctgccttcagctcaggtcatgatccccaggtcctgggatcaagtcccgcatcaggctccttgttcagtggggagtctgcttctccctctccctctctctctgcctctcccccatgcttacgtgttttctctctctctctcaaataaataaataaaatatttttaaaattaaaaaaattttaaaaacatttttttaaagttctatggggaaaaaaaataaagttctatggAACATAACATACTCTTCAAGCTTTGGGAAATTCTGaatcaaacagaaaaaagttACAGAATTGATACTGACGAAATTATATATATCACTGGAAAAACCTCTAAAGAACATAAACACAACTTTAACCTGATGGGTTATTTTTAATTGACTctaaacaacaaagagaaaaaaaaattcattactgGAGACAACCATTCCCCTGATGGCACAGCTACTTGCTCTCAGTAAATACTAGTTACATAAATGGTAGGCTATCTTCCCAGTCATTCccttcacagataagaaaatgtatttttggggcacctgggtggttcagtaggttaaagcctctgccttcggcttgggtcatgatcccagggtcctgggatcgagccccaatcgggctctctgctcagcggggagcctgcttccccctatctctctgcctctctctctgcctactaaataaataaataatcttttaaaaaatgtatttttatcaaaataaaatctcgCTAATTCACATAAGCTATGGAAAATGAGAGATAAAGTAACAACATCTAATTATCGTCAGAACTTTTTTAAGGTGTAAAATTCCTAAGTACATATAACAATTCAAGGCCAATTAAGCTATTATGGTAACTTgtttaaagaatagaaaatgatactgagttatttatatggaaaaaggtttctaatttctagaaaataaactgCTTCACAAGTACTGTATTTTATCCTAATCAGACTATTAATCTTATTCAGGCTGAGGAAAGGGTTTTAAGAAACAGCACTTTTCAAACTTTACCTTTGCCAAAATCATTCAACTATGAATAAATAGATCTTACTATTCAGTACATTCTTACAttctataattaacattttcaattttcactattttctaACAACTCAAAAGACCACATGtagtaatttaatatttttactggaTAAAAGTAATTAGATAGCAGTTAAACCCAACCTCCCTTCCAGTATCCATATCTCATTAACGTTTTCCTATTTTTAACAATTAGTAAACTGTGTGATAAAAGTTTTAGAGGCAAAAACGATTGCTGGTGGTGGCAGAACTGAAAAGTTATGGAATCTAAGACAGCTGTGGTTCTAGACCAGAATatgcacattaaaaataatataaagaatgaggtcctgaattttttttacaagtaTGTATTACACCTGCATGatcagagaaaccaaaaaaattaaaaaacagaagagcaGAACATGGACATCCTTGGTGGCTTGGACTTACTAAACttaagaattgaagaaaaaatacttGTGAAACTATCTGAAGGAATGCTTCACCCAATTCAAAAATTACTCATTGAGAAGTAAATAAACCTtcacttaaaatttgaaaagtaagggcacctgggtgactcagtgggttaaagcctctgccttcagttcaggtcatgatcccagggcctgggatcgagccccgcatcgggctctctgctcagtggggagcctgctcttctctctctctctctctctctctctgcctgcctctctgcctacttgtgttctctgtcaaataaataaataaaatcttaaaaaaaatttttgaaaattagttAACTTACAATGGGTAAACCATtgtaatctaattaaaaattgatatatattccaaagaaataaaaacctatgaCCATACAGACTTACTTACATTCACAGccacattattcacaataccccaaactggaaataaccaaaatgtccaGCAactagtgaatgaataaacaaaatatgatatcCATAAAACAGAGTATTATACAgtaatacaaaaaggaaaacatcatAACTAAATGCCAGATCACATATTGTCATATGATTCCCTTTATATGAAATGTGCAGAAAAGACAAGTTTATAGAAAACTTACAGAACGTACATTAATGGTTGCCTGAGGCAAATGATGAGGTATGACTACAAATGGACATGAGATTTCTTTTTAGAGTGACAGAACTGTTGTAAGGTTAGATAGTTGTGATAATTGTAGAACTctgtaaattttctaaaattcactgaattatacacttaaaaagatgcattttatagtataaaattatacctcaataaccTGTTAAAAACtgtacatacacaaacacacacaggcaaagGAAATCAGAAACCTATAAAAAAtttcacattgattttatataagAACATGGAAATTAAGGCATTCTTCATGAAtgataatgatttattttttacataagaTCCAAagcacttcattaaaaaaatcaaaatattcaaatgaaataCTCTCTCAAGGAAACATTGTACTCATTCACAGAAATATTAACACAACTAAAGGGAAGGGGTACCTGATGCAGGATTAAGCCATCATCCTACCTTATCACTTAGAGGTGGTCGATTCATAGGACTAATTCCTTTTCGAATTCCAGTTGCTTTCCTAGCTGCAAGGCCAGTGATAACTCCATAAGGACGTCTCTTTCCAGGCATTACTCTTCCTCTACGGCTCAGACTATTCTTGCCAAAACCTGtaggtttgggaaaaaaaaaaaaaaaatcaatctaagAATGCAATTGAAGGGCACACAGGTCATAGGGTATTCTATTTCTTAAGCAGAGTGGAAGGTAtgagggttttatttttcatttattatttatatttcttatatcaCTATTATATGATATTATCGCATTATTTACAAGTACTTCTTTTGaaattacatatttcatttttaaagaggtaataaa from Mustela erminea isolate mMusErm1 chromosome 1, mMusErm1.Pri, whole genome shotgun sequence harbors:
- the FYTTD1 gene encoding UAP56-interacting factor, with product MNRFGTRLVGATATPPPLQPKARSNENLDKIDMSLDDIIKLNRKEGKKQNFPRLNRKLQQSSARQFRMRVRWGLQQNSGFGKNSLSRRGRVMPGKRRPYGVITGLAARKATGIRKGISPMNRPPLSDKNIERYFPALKRKASLLRQNEVQRKAVAVLKRPNQLNRKNNIPANFTRSGNKLSHQKDTRQATFLFRRGLKVQAQLNTEQLLDDVVAKRTRQWRTSTTNGGILTVSIDNPGAVQCPVTQKPRLTRAAVPSFLTKREQSDVKKVPKGVPLQFDINSVGKQTGMTLNERFGILKEQRATLTFNKGGSRFVTVG